CCTTTAGCTTTACCGAAGGTTTTTGCAAGTTCTGGAATCTTCTTTGCGCCAAAAATGAATACTATTGCAATAATGATGATAAAGATCCATTCTTGTCCTGCAA
This genomic window from Nitrosopumilus ureiphilus contains:
- a CDS encoding Sec-independent protein translocase subunit TatA/TatB; translation: MLGMGLSNFIAGQEWIFIIIIAIVFIFGAKKIPELAKTFGKAKGEFEKGKIEGEKELKDFKDKESKTD